In the genome of Candidatus Zixiibacteriota bacterium, the window GCGGGCGGCAGGGAAAAAAGAGTACCGACACCGGCCGGTCCGGTAGCTTTTCCCACATTCTCCCCGGATGGAAAGAGGATTGCCTATCTGGGACACCAATATCCCGATGACGCTTGGGGAGTGCACAATCAGCATATCTGGACGGTCGGTCTTGAGGGAAAGCCGGCGGCAAAAGATATCACGCCGAGATTTGACCGTCAGTGTCTGGACCAAACGATTAACGACCTGGGCGAGGGACATGATTGGCCCGCGCTGTACTGGTCGCCGGACGGCAAGCGGATATATTTCACCGCTTCCGACACCGGCAGCACTCATCTCTTCTATGTCTCCTCGCGAGGCGGCCTTCCGACTCGAATAACCAGGCAACCCTGTCATATTCGGTCGTACAGTCTCAACGGCAAGATGCGGTATTTTGCCGTCAACAGGCTCGACCTGCGCACCCCGGGGGATATTTATATCATCCCGGCCCGATATGAGGGGGACCGCGAAGCGGTGCGGCTGACGGAATTGAATAAAGAGTTGCTGAACGGCATCAAGATTCCGACTGTTAAAGAAGTCTGGTTCAAAGGGTACGACGGCACCGACCTGCAGGGGTGGCTGGTAACCCCGCCCGAGATGAGTCGCAATCGAAAATATCCCGGCATACTGGAGATTCATGGCGGACCGCGGGTGCAGTACGGTTTTACCTTCTTTCATGAGATGCTCTATCTGGCATCGCGGGGGTATGTAGTCCTTTACACTAATCCCCGCGGGGGCGCCGGACGAGGCGAACTCTGGGCCGGTTCCATTGTCGGGGACTGGGGAAGTCTCGATTATATCGATTGTATGGCAGCCGCCGACTATCTGGAGCGATTGCCATATGTCGATAAGAAGCGACTGGGCGTGACCGGTGGCTCCTACGGCGGTTATATGACCAACTGGATAGTAGGTCATACCGACCGTTTTCGTGCCGCGGTAACCCAGCGCTCGGTAGTCAACCTGGAAAGTTTCGCCGGCTCCTCTGATATCGGTTTTCTCGACCGGGTGGAATTCGGAGGACATCCCTGGGAAAACCCCGACGGGTACCGTCGCATGTCGCCCTTGACTTATGCCAAAAAGGTCAAAACGCCGCTTTTGATTCTGCATAATGAAAGCGACCTGCGCTGCTCAATCGAGCAGGCGGAAGAACTCTATGCCACCTTGAAGTTGATGAAGAAGCGGGTGGAATTTGTCCGTTTTCCGGAAGAACCGCACGGACTATCGCGGCATGGAAGGCCCGACCGCCGTCTGGCGCGACTTGACTGGATTCTTAAGTGGTTTGACCGATATCTGAAGTAACGAAGTTCAGAAGCCGTGCTCCTTCAGAAAGGACTCGGCTTCACTCCGGGAATCGAAAACCGGGCAAGCCTCTTCATAACCGCTGTGGGCAATCATCCGCTGTAGCTGTTTCTTGGTGACCGGATTGTCCACGACATAGACCGAATAGACGGCATTATGCTCGTGGCACCATTTGATATGGTCGCCAATCACATTAATCATCTCCGGATAGGATGATTTCCAATTCTCGAGATTTATAAGTTTTGCCCATTTCTTGCGCAGGAGCGGCTTGACCACCTCGGCAAAGTGAGTATGATATTCCTCGGCAGTCTCTTTTTTCCAGATACCATATATCTTAGAGCGGATTAATTTCCGCTCGGTGTCAAGGTCGATATTGAAATTTAAGGTAAAAGACATCGGCTCCTCCAGATTCAATGAGGATGCATTAAGCGGGAAGTTAGAATCCATTTTCTTTAAGATATTTATCGCCTTCCGACAATGATTTGAAAATTCTGGACATCTCCCCGGTTCCGCCGATAGAAAACATCCGTTTCAGCTGATTCTGGGTTACCGGGTTTTCGATAATATTGACGGAAAGAACCATGCCGTTTTCCCGGCACCATTCAAGATGCTCACCGATAACGTCGACCACCTCGGGGTAGGACGAGCGCCAGTTGTTGAGGTCAATCAGTTTCGCCCACCTGCCGCCGGTCAAGGGAGCCGCCACTTTCATAAACTCCTCATGATAGGAGCGGGCGGTATCTTCTTTCCAGATACCATAGATTTTTTCCTTGATTATCTTCCGCTCCAGGTCGGCTTCGATTGTGAAATTCATACTGAATGTCATTATGACCTCAGTTAGTCCTCGTAAGAATTCGGTCTGTTACTGATGGCGATTAGAGTAAACGAACCTGACAATCATATCTTAAACATTTATACCAGTAATGTCAAACAATATTTCCACCGCTGGGCCGCATTCAAGGCTCTGGCTTTATTGAATGCTCGACGGTGTAACCGAAGAGATAGCGTTCCCGCTCCGGCAGCATCAGAACAGGCTGGAAGCGGCGAAAGCGCGCGCTCACCTGCTGCGAATTTAGATTCATTTGCTCCAGATTATACTTGGTAATCACCAGATAATGCGCTCCGATGCTATCGGCGTACTGCTCCACCGTTTCAGGATGAAAGTTCCCGCTCAAGCGCTGCTCGGTTCCCCACCAGCAATAGATGCGGAACTCATCTATGTAGTCGAACACCATATCAAAGCGGCCTATCACCACCGCCCCGGGCGTCATTTTCTCCGCCAGCATCCGGCTGGCTTCCAGTTCGCGGGGAGCATGCCAGTCCACCGACGCCGCCCTTCCCAGAGCGTAGAATCCATAACCGATAAACAGTGCCAGGCAGAAGAGGTAGATGGGGCGTCTCAGTCCCGAATTGGTGTCGCTGTCGCTTATGATTGACTCAACTGTAAGAGATACGCCGATAACCAGAAAAGGAATAAGAGGAAGATAATATCGGGTTATTTTGGGGAACGGCGCAATTGCCAGAAGAAGGAAGGCGATGAGCAGATATTGCCAGTAGAAACGCCCGGGAAGTTTCCGAACCTGCCGAAAAGTGGCAACGGCCAGCAGGAATAGAAGGCTGATACCGATGACATCGCCGTTGCGAAATATCCGCTTATGCTCATTTAAGAGATTGAGAAACGGTGTCCACCAGCTGAACTGAAGTTTGGAAGCCATAATGCCGTTGTCGGCAAGTTGCCGCAGAAAGAGTTCGTCATCGGTGATGAAGCCGGAGATATATGGCGCGAATGTCAGCAGCGCCAGAAGCGCCAGAATGAGCCCCGGGATAATCTTCTTATGAAAAATAAGAGCAAGAGATCCCGCTGCGGCAAAAATCATCCCTAAAGGATGGGCCAGCCCTGCAAAGCCGGCGGCGATTCCGGCAAGGGCGGCTGGAAACAATCTATTTTTTTCCGCCGCAAAACGGGCAAGAAGATAGGAGGCAAAACCAAACAGGGTCAGGAGAATTTCGGGGCGGAAAATACGCATCGCTTCCCAGAATTGGGGTACCCAGAGAAGCAACAAAGTCCCGACAATGCCGACCCGCCAGTTATACAACTGGGCAAGCGCCCGAAAAAATACCAAAAGAAGGGCAAAACCGGCAAGGATGGAAATGGCGCGGAGGGGGTAAAGCCCCCAGCCGAACAGCTTCACAAATATTCCCCCCAGCCAGACCGGCAATTTGTGATATATGACAATTTCGCCGTCAAGGGGGGGGTAATCGGCGAAAAGGTTGTTGGTGACGATACCGTCTCTCTGCAGAGTATAAGCCTGCTCCCCGATCCAGGCCTCATCGATATGAATAGCGCGGTTGCGGAAAGCGAGCGGGAAGGTAATCAAAAAATATATAGCAAGAAGCCCGGCGAGAAAGTACTGAAGATATCGTCGGTTGAAAAAAGTAGCAGGCAAATTCCGTTCCACCTCGTTCTGAACTCGAAATTACATTGCCGGCGGAGGGACCGAAGTCCCGCGCGCCAACGGCAGGGAATCAACGTTTAAAGTGGGGGCTAAGTCAAGCCATTAATTGCAGGCGCCGTCTGACATATAAAATAAAAGATGCCGCCGTTTCCGGCGACATCCTTCTGGGAGGGACTATGTGTAAGGCACAAGTTTATACGCAGATAGTTTCCGTTGGTTGAAAAAAAATTTAAAAATCTATCGGAAATTGAAATTTATCGCCAGGTTGATATCCTGCCCCAAAGATGGATAGTCCCCGTCTTTGATACTGCTGCCGAACTGGCGGGATGGTTTCTGGTCGAAAATGTCGTTGATATTTAACGAGATATCAAAAATCTCCCCGATGGGTCTATGAACTCCGAAATTGAGCACCACCGCCTCGGGAAGTCTCTTTTCGGTGTACGATATAAGGCTGTTAAAGAGGCTGTCGAATGAATATTCGGCAAAATAAGCCTTTTTAGTCGAGGTGAAGACCGCCTCCAGGAAACCGTTGATATATGCCGTTTTGGCATTAATGGCAGCACGGGCTTTAAGCGGCGGGACAAAGGCAGCATCCCGCTCCCTGGTCTCAAAACGCTGCGTGCCATCCCCGCCGGAAAAGACCAGTTCTTTGTTTTTCTGGCGCGCCGACTGGGCGGTCAGTTCCAACTCCAGCGACCAGGAGCGGTAGGGGCGAAAAGTAAATCCCAGATCAGCCCCAAAGGTCTGGAATCGATTCAGATTAGAAGGGGTCCAGCGGGGGGAGCCAAAGGAATTATCCTCCCCCAGCGGCGCCCAGGTAATTAAATCCTTTACCCTCCGGTAAAAGAGACTGGCGTTCAGCATGGCAGTAGTGTCGATTCTACCTGTCACCGTCAGCGCCAGATTATTTCCTTTTTCCGGAATCAGACCGGGGTTGCCGACCGAATATTCATCGCGGGGCCAGTACAGGTCATTGAATGACGGGAGGCGGAAAGCGCTTCCGATTGCCACCGCCAGCGACCAGTCTGGGTTGGGATAGAATTTCAGACCGCTGTTGAAAGCTTCATAACTCTCGGAACCGTTTACCAATTGGAGCCGCTCTGAAAATTCGATTTCCAGCCGGTCGTGCAGGAAGATTGACTGCGCTGACCAGACGGCGTAGATATCCCGATGATGATGACGGTCGGAGCCGCTCTCGAGAGCGAAGCTGGAGCCGCCGCTTCGGTCATAAGTGGTAGAACTGGTGCTGGTGGAGACTCGGGATGATGCCGACAGAAATTCAAGACCGCCGGAGAGAGTAATCTCCCCCAAATCAAAACGGACTGCTCCCTCGATTCCGGAGTTCCGACCGACATTCCGGTTCCGGTCGGTGACATCGATAGAATCATTGGCGAAACCGAGGTAGGCGTACCTGCCGAAATACTCGAGGGTCCGCTTGTCATAAAACAGATTGAAGTCAGCGGAAAAGGGGGCGTTGGGGCGGGGGGCAATCTGAAAGCGAGCATCCAGAGAATGAATGAAGTCCCGCTGGTGATTAACGTTGGAGAACGAATGGCTGTCACCGTAGTAGGGAATTGCTCCCGGGTCCGGCACCGGTCCCGGCAAACCGACCGAGTCCCGAAAATATCGATACGAAACGGCGCTCTCCCAGTTTCTCCGGGCCGGGGCATAAATCAATTCCCCCTGGAAAAGATTTCGTCTGACTCCGGAATTGATGCGGGCGTTGTCGCCGACGGCGCCTTCATGAAGCAGATTCAATCGCCAGTCAGAGATAGCCGGCGCCATCCGAAAATAATAATCGAGATAGCCATGGCTCCCGGCCGAAAAACCGCCGCCGTAATGGCGGAAATAATCTTTGCGCGAAATGAGATTGATGACGCCGCCGATGGCGTCGGAGCCGTAAAGCGCCGACTGGGTCCCTTTGACAATTTCGACCCTCTCCAGTTCCGCGGCGGAGAATTCCGCCAGGTTGAAACCGCCGGTGGCCGGATTATAAACGGGACGACCGTCGCGCAAAAGCAGGATTTGGGAGGAGGGCGCACCCCAGATAAGAAGATTACTGAGATGCCCGGTTTGTCCATATCCGGTCAGGTCGATGCCGGCAACACCGTCAAGTCGGCGGGAAAGGTCGGCGGAATGTATCCTGCCGTTAAGGCTCAGAGTCCGCACCGGCCAGCTGACTTTTCGCGCCGGCGAGGGGAAGCGCTCGGCGGTGACAACGACCGTGTCGGGGAGTTGGAATGGTTCCTCTTCGCTGGCGCCGTGTCCCATCGCTACGGCGCAAAGCAGCATCGAGGTAACCAGAAAGAGAGGACGCATGGAAACCTCCAAAAAGAAAACCCGAGCGACTGCCGGGCGGGAGGTCTGCTAATTCTTAATTGTCCTGTCTGCCCGCGCAGTCAACGGGTGCCGTTGAGAAACAACGGCGCCGTTACATTCCGGCAGGTTTTCTGACTCTGCGGCATCAGGCCTGACCACGACTCCTTCCCCATTCCAAGTCAGCTCGGAATGAGTGGTTTGCTGTCGAAGCAGTAGCCGCTTACAGCAGCGGGGCTGTGACGGACTTACACCGTCTTCCCTATTACCCCTCACCTTGAGGGCACCGGAACAGCTGGCTTATTAAATATCGTCTGAGATGTAACTTGTCAATCAAAAAATGAGGTGGCACATTTGGGCGCCGAACCGCTCTTATAGAGATAGGCAATCAAGTAGGTGGCATCCAGTATCCCCAAGGAACCATCCCCGTTGGCATCGCCGGTGAAATCCGGGTCAGGCCGGGGGACATTCCGGTAGAGATAAGAGATGATAGCGGTAACATCCAGTATGTTTATGGTATGATTGCCGTTGGCGTCTCCCCAGATGAAAGCGATATCGACCTGCGGGTCGCAACAGGTCAGAAGCGGAAAGCCATCAGGTAGGCAAGAGATACCGCTCTTGAAATAGCAATAGTATATGGCAAAGTCGGCGCTGTCTATGATACAATTGCCATCCAGGTCGGCCGCCCAGGGAGCCGGAATGGTATACCCGCAATTGGTGATACCCCTGGCAAGGGCGACCATGTCGGCGACGGAGAGTGAAATGCCATCATTATTGACATCACCATCCCCATAACATTCCTGCGCGGATGCGAAAGGAGGGGGAATCAGAAGTACCATCATAATGGGCAGGAACGCCAATATTGATTTGAACTTCATATTTACCTCCGGAGAGGAGTTCTACAGGTTTTTGCCGTGAGTAAAATGATATTACTATAATCAATATACGGCGAGAGGGCCGATAGTCAATCCCAAAGTTTCAGGGAGGTGGTAAAGGCAAACGTCCGAAGAATTTACGAAAAGGTTTCTGCCGGCGCCGTGATTAATGCGGAAGGCATTGCGGCTCAGGACCGTCTTTGTAAAGGTAGCTGGTCAGATAAGCGACATCGATAATATTACAAATTCCATTGGCATTGATATCGGCAATCCAGAGCGGTTCCGGGACAGGACCGTTCTTGTAAAGGTAACTGATAAGCGCTGTCAGGTCGAGAATATTGATTTCCCCGTTTTTATTGAGGTCGCCCGGGGCATGGTATCGGATGAGCCGGACCCGGCAGCAGGTCGGCACCGGATAGCTGTCAAAGCAGGAGACGCCGGAGATTATGAAGCATTGGAGAAGGGAGAAATCGGCGCTGTTGCCGATGCAGTCGTTATTGAGGTCGGCATTTATCGAATCGGGAGGCGGCGGTCCGCATCTATAAAGGAATTCCTCAAAATAGTAGAGATCGGCAAACGAGCGAACCGAACCATCGCCGTTGATATCGCCATTGCCGTAGCAATCCTGAAGAATCTGCGATGGGGCATAGGTTTCAGAGTGCAGACTGGGCGAAAGAGACCCTAAAGCAAAGATGATAAAAAAGATTGAAATTACTTTTCTATTCATACGCCTTACCGATTATTAGACGAAATATAGGGGATAAAGTTGAAAAAAAACGAGAATTATAATAAGGGGATGTTAATTTGCGCTCCTGCGCCAGGAAATGCGTCAGGTCAGGCGCCCCGGCTTTCTCTCCCGTAATTCCCCGCACACACTGGAATCCAGAAAGTACTTCTAAGTTAAGCCCCCGACCTGGCTGGACATATCTCAGATGGTCTTGAACTGAGGTAGCTGCCCATTCTTGGCACTGGTAACTGCCATCTACTAGCATAAAAAAGGCGTCCCGCCGGACGCCTTAGAATTCTGAGTGATTATCCGGTGCTATTGCTTCTTGAAGCGGTAATAAATAACCATCACCATCCCAAGGAAAATCAGCGTGGTGCCGAGCCAGAGAAGATTGATGGCCGGTTTGCGGGAGATATCGAGAATCACCCGGTCGGGAGCGGAATGCTCAATCAGTCCGGGAATCGAGAACGACACCGCCCCTTCTCCGGCAAAGACCTGCTCGATATGGACATCATAACTCTTGCTTCCGGTCAACTTGGCCGGCTCGGAGAGCATATTCGGTCCTCCCTGGGCGGCGTTGGGATTGGAGACCAAACGCGGCAATAGAGTATCGATTCTGCCGTTATGTGTCACTTCCAGAATGGCGCCGACCGAAATCCCTTCAGAGGCGCCGTGGGAGCCCATATCGAAATTGATAAATTTGAATTCGAAATCTTCGACTCTGGCGCTCTCCCCTTTGGCCAGTTTCAGACCGGGCGAGTGCGGCAGCTCCTGAATATCCTGCGGCGAGATATATAAGTCATAAAATAATGATTTCTTTATAAACGGCTTTTTCATCATGCTTTCCATCCGCTGGATATAGAAGAACTTGGGGCGGGCGTCAACCTGACTGCCGTTCTTTTCCAGAGTGAGAAGGATTTCGTTATCTTTCTGCATGATACTTCCGCCGGTGCCGTGATAAGCGATAGCGTAATCGAATGCGGCGCTCTGCTGATTGCGGGGGATAACCACCTGCTCATTGACCGAGAAAGCCGAGGAAGCGAGGATACCGACCAGCATCAAGCCGAAACCGAAATGGCAGAGATGTCCTCCGGCCAGGTCGGGACGTTTCGGTAGATACTGGACGATTATATTCATATGGGCGCCGGCGGCAATGAGCGCCGCGGCAATGAAGAACAGATATTCAATCTGCCTGACTCCCAGAAACAGCGCCACGATAATACCGATAGCGGCCAGAATGAATCCGCGGGTGACATGCTTAAGAATCGATTTCTCGCTCAAATAGATTATCATTATCGATAGATATATGAGGGCGGCGATAGCGATGGTAATACTTATCAATTCCAGAAGAAAGAGGGCGCCGGATATAACCAGCGCGATTATCACGGCAATCAGAGCACGTGATTTCATATTTTCCACTTTAAGCCCGGGACCCATCAGAATCGGACTGAAGGTCAAAAAGAGGCTGATGATGATGGCAAAGGGGAAGGCAAAGGCATTGTAGGTCGAGACATCGGCCGCCGACGGATTGGGAGTCAGATAACGGGTGATAAGCGGCAGCGATGACCAGAAGAGGACGACCAGTCCCAGAATGACAAATAGCGCCATCCCGCTGAACATGATAAAATCGCGGGAGAAGATATTATAGTTGAGCGGCTTGCCGACCTTTTCGGGGGTTCGGCTGAATAAGAAAACTGTCAGGCCAAGCATCAGATATCCGAGCATGAAGCCGACCAGGATTCCGTTCATACCGAGGTCCACAAAGGAATGGACGGAGAAATCTGCGAGCACTCCCGAGCGGGTGAGAAAGGTGCCATAAATTATCAGCAGGAAAAGCGTCATCGAGACCAGCAGATTGGCGCGACGCAGAGCGCCGGTCCGCCGCTCGACAATCATCCCGTGAATAAGACCGACCGAGGTCACCCAGGGAACAAAGGAGGTATTCTCAACCGGGTCCCAGGCCCAGTAACCGCCCCAACCAAGAGTTTTATATGCCCAGTAGCCGCCCAGAACGTTGGCAAGGATGAGACCAAAGGAGGTCATGGCGACATACGGGAAAGTGACTTTCAGCCACTGAGAGAAGTCTTTTTTCATCAGAGCCGCCAGCGCCAGGGCGAAAGGAACGCCGGCCATGGCAAAGGCGCAGAACATAATCGGCGGATGAATTACCATCCAGGGGTCCTGCAGAAGCGGATTGAGCCCGGCCCCTTCGGCTTGCGCAAAATCCAGAGTGCGAAACGGCGA includes:
- a CDS encoding dockerin type I domain-containing protein → MNRKVISIFFIIFALGSLSPSLHSETYAPSQILQDCYGNGDINGDGSVRSFADLYYFEEFLYRCGPPPPDSINADLNNDCIGNSADFSLLQCFIISGVSCFDSYPVPTCCRVRLIRYHAPGDLNKNGEINILDLTALISYLYKNGPVPEPLWIADINANGICNIIDVAYLTSYLYKDGPEPQCLPH
- a CDS encoding dockerin type I domain-containing protein produces the protein MKFKSILAFLPIMMVLLIPPPFASAQECYGDGDVNNDGISLSVADMVALARGITNCGYTIPAPWAADLDGNCIIDSADFAIYYCYFKSGISCLPDGFPLLTCCDPQVDIAFIWGDANGNHTINILDVTAIISYLYRNVPRPDPDFTGDANGDGSLGILDATYLIAYLYKSGSAPKCATSFFD
- the ccsA gene encoding cytochrome c biogenesis protein CcsA, with the protein product MSIPHVGSLALFLAFAMMIISGVSFLLTALGRKNLFELGRKAYSLQIVFVTFAAAILYYLFFTHDFSVKYVVEYSSSDLPFFYLLSSFWGGQEGTYLLWAVLSSLFGLFILYRAKQYTNWGMFFHSLVHLFLFSVMVFALSPFRTLDFAQAEGAGLNPLLQDPWMVIHPPIMFCAFAMAGVPFALALAALMKKDFSQWLKVTFPYVAMTSFGLILANVLGGYWAYKTLGWGGYWAWDPVENTSFVPWVTSVGLIHGMIVERRTGALRRANLLVSMTLFLLIIYGTFLTRSGVLADFSVHSFVDLGMNGILVGFMLGYLMLGLTVFLFSRTPEKVGKPLNYNIFSRDFIMFSGMALFVILGLVVLFWSSLPLITRYLTPNPSAADVSTYNAFAFPFAIIISLFLTFSPILMGPGLKVENMKSRALIAVIIALVISGALFLLELISITIAIAALIYLSIMIIYLSEKSILKHVTRGFILAAIGIIVALFLGVRQIEYLFFIAAALIAAGAHMNIIVQYLPKRPDLAGGHLCHFGFGLMLVGILASSAFSVNEQVVIPRNQQSAAFDYAIAYHGTGGSIMQKDNEILLTLEKNGSQVDARPKFFYIQRMESMMKKPFIKKSLFYDLYISPQDIQELPHSPGLKLAKGESARVEDFEFKFINFDMGSHGASEGISVGAILEVTHNGRIDTLLPRLVSNPNAAQGGPNMLSEPAKLTGSKSYDVHIEQVFAGEGAVSFSIPGLIEHSAPDRVILDISRKPAINLLWLGTTLIFLGMVMVIYYRFKKQ
- a CDS encoding TonB-dependent receptor codes for the protein MRPLFLVTSMLLCAVAMGHGASEEEPFQLPDTVVVTAERFPSPARKVSWPVRTLSLNGRIHSADLSRRLDGVAGIDLTGYGQTGHLSNLLIWGAPSSQILLLRDGRPVYNPATGGFNLAEFSAAELERVEIVKGTQSALYGSDAIGGVINLISRKDYFRHYGGGFSAGSHGYLDYYFRMAPAISDWRLNLLHEGAVGDNARINSGVRRNLFQGELIYAPARRNWESAVSYRYFRDSVGLPGPVPDPGAIPYYGDSHSFSNVNHQRDFIHSLDARFQIAPRPNAPFSADFNLFYDKRTLEYFGRYAYLGFANDSIDVTDRNRNVGRNSGIEGAVRFDLGEITLSGGLEFLSASSRVSTSTSSTTYDRSGGSSFALESGSDRHHHRDIYAVWSAQSIFLHDRLEIEFSERLQLVNGSESYEAFNSGLKFYPNPDWSLAVAIGSAFRLPSFNDLYWPRDEYSVGNPGLIPEKGNNLALTVTGRIDTTAMLNASLFYRRVKDLITWAPLGEDNSFGSPRWTPSNLNRFQTFGADLGFTFRPYRSWSLELELTAQSARQKNKELVFSGGDGTQRFETRERDAAFVPPLKARAAINAKTAYINGFLEAVFTSTKKAYFAEYSFDSLFNSLISYTEKRLPEAVVLNFGVHRPIGEIFDISLNINDIFDQKPSRQFGSSIKDGDYPSLGQDINLAINFNFR
- a CDS encoding S9 family peptidase, with protein sequence MKTNSKKRLLMAEDLCRLKIITRLAMSPDETRIAYTVETISEDRRKYFAHIHMYEVRTRQSRQFTFGEVHDGSLSFSPDGSQIAFVSTRNKKTGIYLIPSDGGAEKKIAEEDGSFSKPVWTPDGKNLVFSFRYSDSHKESDEKKKSEAPVYRHITRLMYRLDGVGFLPQDRFHIWKLEIASGRMTPLTRGKYDDLYPSVSPDGKMVAFVSNRSEDPDINPLREDLYLVSIAGGREKRVPTPAGPVAFPTFSPDGKRIAYLGHQYPDDAWGVHNQHIWTVGLEGKPAAKDITPRFDRQCLDQTINDLGEGHDWPALYWSPDGKRIYFTASDTGSTHLFYVSSRGGLPTRITRQPCHIRSYSLNGKMRYFAVNRLDLRTPGDIYIIPARYEGDREAVRLTELNKELLNGIKIPTVKEVWFKGYDGTDLQGWLVTPPEMSRNRKYPGILEIHGGPRVQYGFTFFHEMLYLASRGYVVLYTNPRGGAGRGELWAGSIVGDWGSLDYIDCMAAADYLERLPYVDKKRLGVTGGSYGGYMTNWIVGHTDRFRAAVTQRSVVNLESFAGSSDIGFLDRVEFGGHPWENPDGYRRMSPLTYAKKVKTPLLILHNESDLRCSIEQAEELYATLKLMKKRVEFVRFPEEPHGLSRHGRPDRRLARLDWILKWFDRYLK
- a CDS encoding glycosyltransferase family 39 protein encodes the protein MPATFFNRRYLQYFLAGLLAIYFLITFPLAFRNRAIHIDEAWIGEQAYTLQRDGIVTNNLFADYPPLDGEIVIYHKLPVWLGGIFVKLFGWGLYPLRAISILAGFALLLVFFRALAQLYNWRVGIVGTLLLLWVPQFWEAMRIFRPEILLTLFGFASYLLARFAAEKNRLFPAALAGIAAGFAGLAHPLGMIFAAAGSLALIFHKKIIPGLILALLALLTFAPYISGFITDDELFLRQLADNGIMASKLQFSWWTPFLNLLNEHKRIFRNGDVIGISLLFLLAVATFRQVRKLPGRFYWQYLLIAFLLLAIAPFPKITRYYLPLIPFLVIGVSLTVESIISDSDTNSGLRRPIYLFCLALFIGYGFYALGRAASVDWHAPRELEASRMLAEKMTPGAVVIGRFDMVFDYIDEFRIYCWWGTEQRLSGNFHPETVEQYADSIGAHYLVITKYNLEQMNLNSQQVSARFRRFQPVLMLPERERYLFGYTVEHSIKPEP